The uncultured Desulfuromonas sp. genome contains the following window.
GAACTCGCCGAACTCGGCGAATGCCGTACCATTGCCCATAAAGGAAATGTCGTCGCCCTCGACCAACTCGATCCCGAAAACTGCTACGCCAGCTGGGATATCATTCTCACCAGCGACGACGGCGAAGACGCCATCCGCGACGTGTTCATCTTTGTCGAAGATGATTGCGAACTGAGTATCGCAACCATTGATCTCGGTGATGATGACGATGGCATGGAGCATAAACGGATCGGTGATATTCTGGTTGAGCACGGCGACATCAGCCAGGCGGAAATCGATGCGGTGCTGGCCAAAAAGAAACGCCTTGGCGATCTTCTTGTTGAAGCCAACCTGGTCAGTGGCGACCAGGTCGACTCGGCCCTGCTCGAACAGCAAGCGATTCGCAAACTCAAAGCAAAGAAAAAAGAAAAAACCCAAACAGCCAGCAGCCTGCGCGTCCCCGCCGACAAACTCGACGACCTCGTCAACCTCGTCGGCGAAATGGTCACCGTCCAATCGCGCCTCAGCCAAGTCGCCAACCAGCGCCACGACGCCGATTTGCTCTCCATTGCCGAAGAAGTCGAACGCCTCACCGAAGACTTACGCGACAGCACCCTCAACATCCGCATGCTGCCCATCGGCAGCACCTTCAGCAAATTCAAACGCCTCGTGCGCGACATCAGCGCCGACCTCGGCAAAGAAGTCGAACTCAAAACCACCGGCGCCGACACCGAACTCGACAAAACCGTCATCGAGCAACTCGGCGACCCCCTCGTCCACATCATCCGCAACAGCATGGACCACGGCATCGAGATGCCCGACGACCGCGTCGCCGCCGGCAAGTCCCGCACCGGCCAGGTCCACTTAAGCGCCGAACACTCCGGCGACAGCGTCATCATCAACATCAGCGACGACGGCAAAGGCATGGATCCCGAAGTGATCCGCCAAAAAGCCATCAGCAAAGGCGTCATCGGCGCCGACGAACAACTCAGCCACACCGACCTGCTCAACCTCATCTTCGCCCCCGGCTTCTCCACCGCCCAGAAAGTCACCGACCTGTCCGGGCGCGGCGTCGGCATGGACGTCGTCAAACGCGCCATCGAATCATTACGCGGCAGCATCACCCTCGACAGCCAAAAAGGTCAGGGCAGCACCGTCAGCCTGCGCATCCCTCTCACCCTCGCCATCATCGAAAGCCTGCTCGTCCAGATCGGTGACGGCCGCTACGTACTGCCGCTGTCCGCCGTTGAAGAATGCATCGAACTCACCGCCAAAGACATCCAAGACGCCCATGGCCGCAACCTCGCCAAAGTTCGTGGTCACCTGGTGCCTTACCTGCCGCTGCGTGAAACCTTTGACATTGCCGGTAATTTGCCCGCCGTGCAGCAGATCGTTATCACCCAGATCAACGGTCATCAGCTTGGCCTTGTTGTCGATGATGTCATTGGCGAACACCAGACCGTTATCAAATCGCTTGGTCCCATGTATCGCGATGTGCAGTGCGTCTCCGGCGCCACCATTCTCGGTGACGGCAGCGTCGCACTGATTCTCGATATCGTGGCCCTCATGCAAAACGCCAGTGAAGATTGGCGGATCGCCGGATAAGTTTTATTGGCGCCGTTTACTGTTTCGTAATGTCGGCGTCGTGATCATGTTGCGTGGGGGGTGGCTCGAAGTGCTGCCCTTAAAGCAATGTGGTCTATGGGAGAGAATGTCATGAAGCGCAGACAAGAGAGGAAGGAGAGTGTCTATGGTTGCAGAGAATCTTCAACAGGTGAACCAGTATTTAACCTTTAAGCTTGATGAGGAGGTTTTTGCTTTGGAAATCACCAAAGTGCGTGAGGTTCTTGATTTTTCCAACGTTACTAAAGTGCCGCAAACACCCGCGTTTATGCGCGGAGTGATCAATCTACGGGGCAGCGTGGTGCCGGTGGTGGATATGCGGGTGAAATTCAGCATGGCTGAGGCTCAGGCCACGGTCAATACCTGCATCATCATTGTCGAGGTGATGTTGGCTGGCGAATCCAGTGTGCTGGGGGCGCTGGTGGATTCCGTTCAGGAAGTGCTGGAGCTGGATCCCGACCAGATCGAATTGCCGCCACGTATCGGGACGAAGCTCGAGACCGAATTCATTCGCGGTATGGGTAAGCACAACGAAACCTTCATTATCATTCTCGACATTGACAACGTGTTTTCCGCCGATGAAATCAGTCTAATTCAACCAGAAAATAACGCCAGTGAGCTTTGATCTTTTACTCAATTAAGGGAGAACCGCAATGTTTAACAGTATGACATTGGCTAAAAAATTGATTATCAGCTTTACCCTCGTTTTAGTGCTGCTCATGGCCGTCAGTGGCATTGGTTTCAATGCACTGCAAACGGCAACGAAAGGATTTGGTGATTATCACGACTTGGCGCGCGAGAACGATCTATCCGGTGAGATTCGAGCCAACCTGCTCAACGTTCGGATGAATGTGAAGGATTACATTCTTGCCGGAGATAAAAAATACCACCAGCAATATCTGGATAGCCTGAAAACGACCACGACGTTTCTCAATCAGGCCCATGAATCCGTCAGTGATCCAAAACGGGTAAAATTACTGAATGAGGCAACGGACAATCTCAACATTTATACGACCTCTTTTGAAAGAGTCGTTGAGTTGGTTGAACGGCGAAAAGTGTTGGTTAACGAAGCCGCCAATGTTGCCGGTCCGGCAGCGGAAAAAAGTCTGAACCTGATTCTTGAGTCCGCACGGGCGGATAAAAATACCGAAGCGGTTTTTTATAGCAACCTGGCAGTCCGTCATCTGCTGTTTGTTCGTTTGTATGTGATGAAATTTCTCACAACCAATTCCCAAGCCGATGTCGACCGCGTCGAACAAGAATTTATCCATCTGAACGAGCAGCTTGATCAGGTTGCCAACCATGTGAAAAATAAAAAAAATCGTGCGGCGTTGGGTGAAGCCAAGCAACATGTGAATCAATATCATGAAGCATTCAAGGCCATTGTTTCAGGAGCCTTTGAGCGCGCCAAGATTATTGATGAGACCATGAATGTTGCCGGAGTACAGATTGGTGAAGAGTTTGAAAACATTCAGCAGCAAGTCGGAGAGGCACAAGGGTTTTTAGGCGATGCGGTCAATGTTTCCAATGAGCAAGCGGAGACTCTGATTATTACTCTTTCCGCCGCGGCGATTTTTCTCGGTGCCGCGATAGCCTTTTTGCTGATTCGTGGTGTGTTACGTCAACTGGGTACGGATCCGTCGGTTATCGAAACCGTCATGAATGCGTTAGCCGAAGGGGATCTTACCCAGAAACTTGAATTGAATGAGAAAAATCGCCACAGTGTTTTTGGTTCCGTCGCCAGTATGGTGGAAAAACTCAAAGAAGTGGTCGAGAACGTCAAAGGCGCTTCCTGCAACGTCGCTTCAGGCAGTCAGGAACTGTCGGCCAGCTCCGAGGAGATGAGTCAGGGAGCCACCGAACAGGCAGCGGCCGCCGAGGAAGCCTCTTCCTCTATGGAGCAGATGGCCGCCAATATCAAGCAGAATGCCGACAACGCCATGCAGACCGAAAAGATTGCCATCAAGTCGTCCCAAGATGCCCAAAGTGGCGGCAAAGCGGTTGCGGAAACCGTCAAGGCGATGAAAGATATTGCCGAGAAGATCTCCATCATTGAAGAGATCGCCCGCCAGACCAATCTACTGGCGCTCAATGCGGCGATAGAAGCGGCCCGCGCCGGCGAACACGGCAAAGGGTTTGCCGTTGTGGCCTCCGAGGTGCGCAAGCTGGCCGAGCGCAGCCAAAATGCCGCCGCCGAGATCAGCGAACTGTCGTCCAGCAGTGTCGAAGTCGCTGAAGCCGCCGGTAACATGTTGGTCAAAATGGTGCCCGACATCCAACGTACTGCCGAACTGGTTCAGGAGATCGCTGCGGCCAGCAAGGAGCAGGACACCGGGGCCGATCAGGTCAATAAAGCGATCCAGCAACTCGACCAGGTCATCCAGCAAAACGCCTCTGCCGCCGAAGAGATGGCGTCGACGTCCGAAGAACTCAACGCGCAGTCGGAACAGCTTCAGGATACGATCAACTTCTTTCGTATTGACGGCGCGATGACAAAATCCGCATCGCGTCGAAGCGCGCCGACGGCAAAACAGATGGCGAAAACGCCGATGGCAACGGCAAAAAAAGCGGCACCATCAGACAGCGGTGTGTCGTTGGATATGGGGAGCGGACGGGATTCTCTTGACCGTGAATTTGAAGAATACTGATTTTTCTGCCCGATTTTTTGCAACAGAAACGACAGGAGACGCTCTGTCTTTTCTGTTGGATGGCACCGTCCTTCTTGGACGGTGCCATGTCTGTTTTGCAAGACTGTTTGTTAACCGTCTGAGACGGGCGGCCAAAATCAAGGACAGGTTTTCAGGTCCTTGATTTTGTAAGCGAGACGGAAATCTCATTTTCGGTTTGCGTCATTGAAAAGGCCCTGGAGGGGATTTTTTCAACCTCCTGCTAAAGCTTGCCCCATCAGTGCGTATTGTGATTCTCTGTTTACCGAAGAGCCCTATACCATGGCCATGGTATAGGCCTGATTATGCCGCGCAATAAGCTGCGGATTGTTTTGATCACGACATTATCACCACGGATATCTCCACTAAGGTGCGTGATCATGCTAAAAAAGTATTTATCACGCCGAGCGGATTCAACCGATTCCGATGGAGCTGCGGTCGCGCTATCTGTTTCGCAACAAAGACTGCGACAATCCTCAGGTGCACATTGTGCCGACTTTGCGAAAAAAGTCTGTTTTGGTCGCTTGAATTTTATGGAGACACCGTTCAAGCTGCTGCAGACTGTTTTTGATGCTGAATATTAATGGGGCCGGGCCCTCGTGCTTCGAGTGGATCTTGGCAACGCCAGGAAGGTTTTTATGAAAAATTTTCACCCCTATCTCTATCCAGCCGCCGGGTTCGTGTGTGTCAACCTGCTGTCGTTTTTTCAGAACCGTCTTCTCGGTGCTGATGCTGTCGCACTCATGGGCTATGTTGTCCCCTCCTTTGTCGGCGTTGTTACCGGTTGTGTGGTGTCGGCGTGCTTTACCTGGCATCAAAAAGCCTTACAGGAGGAAAAAGAGAAAAACGATCAACACTCAGAGATCAACACGCGTCATGAAGCTTTTTTGCAAACGTTTCCTCAGGGCGTCTGCACTGTGGATGGCGAGGGGGTGTGCCTCCAGATCAATGAGGCCTTTTTGCAGTTATTCGATTGCAAGAGCGACAATGTTCTGGGAAAAAATTTGTTTGAAGTGATCGACAAAGAGCCGTCACATCTGAAAAAAATTATCCAGGGGACCCCCCTGAAACACTGTGGTGAATACAAATTATATAAACTTGACGGATGCCCGGTCAAAGTTTCCGTTTCACTTTATCCGTCTCCATTCGGGACGGTGCTGACATTTAGTGAAGTGACGCTGACGATTTTCTTGAAGAGCAAGATTGATTTTCTGCACAACCATGAGCCTTTTTGCGGGTTTTTGAATTTGGCTGCCTGGAAAAGACGCGTTGAGGAAGCTTATGCAAAAAGTTGTACCGATTATGACTGCAGAAACTTTCTTTTTATTGTGGATATTGACAGATTTAAAATAATCAATGAAACCGTAAGTTATGCCGCCGGAGACCATTACCTGAAAGATTTTGCCCAATTCCTCGCCTTCAAGATTGGGGCCTCGGAAAATATCTGCCGTTTGGGTGGGGATGAATTCTCCTTTTTTCTTCTCGATTGCTCACATGGTGAAGCGCAGTCTTTTGGGCAAGCTCTGCTCCAAGACCTCAACGCGTTTGAAACCTCCTGTCAGGGACGGGTCTTGAAATGCAGTGTCAGTATTGGCGGCTGTCCCATCAGTGCCCAATTGAGATCTTTCGATCATGTTTTGCTCGGTGCGGAGGCGGCGTGCAATTTTGCCAAGGAGTCGGGACGGTCTCTGGTGCGGTTTTATGATCCGGAACAGGATGAATATCGGGAGAATCACGGGCAGATGGAAATGGTTTCCCATATTCAAGCTGCTTTGGCAGGAGATCTGTTTTTTTTACGTGGCCAAAGAATTGCCCCCATTATGGAAGGCCGGGGCCAAGGCGGCATGGAGATTCTCGTCTCCATGAGAGATCAAAGTGGCGCGACGATTTCACCCGGCGCTTTTATTCCAGCCGCAGAAACTTTTGATTTAATGGCGGATATTGATCGTTGGGTGGTTCAACAGGCCATCACCTGGATGGAAGAAAATGCCGAGGTTTGTGCCTCTCTTGATTTTATTTCAATCAATTTATCGGGCAAAGCCTTTAATCAAGAAGATTTTGCCGATTTTCTTCATTCCGTTGTGGTGCAATCTGCGCTACCCGCCGAGAAGTTGTGTTTCGAAATCACAGAAACGGCGGCCGTTAAGTCCTGCGATAAAGCGATTGATTTTATCCATAAAATCAAGGAGCTTGGCTGCTGTTTTGCGTTGGATGATTTTGGGACCGGCATGTCCTCTTTCGAATATCTGAAAAATTTCCCCGTCGATTACATCAAAATTGACGGGAGCTTTATTCACGGCATTGAACATGATGAAATTTCGCAAGAGATTGTCCGTTCAATTCAGCGCATCAGTGAAAAGCTTTGCGTGAAAACGATTGCGGAACATGCGGAAACAAAAGAATCTCTCGTCTTTTTGCAAGAGATGAGAATTGACTACGTTCAGGGATACATTATTGACAAGCCTTCTCCTCTTACATAAGCAGGGGGGCGGCCAGGCTGAACGTGCTCGGGCCTTAATTATATAGTGTCGGAGCGGCTTCAGCCGCGAATTCCCATCATGAAAAGGATCAATGACCAGAACAATTCGCGAATAAATTCGCTCTTACAGGTGGTCACTTCGATGACAAAATTAGCAGGGTGTCGAAAACGTTCCATCCGGGGGATTT
Protein-coding sequences here:
- a CDS encoding chemotaxis protein CheA; the protein is MHNLQQNAFKEEAVELLSELENSLLELEEQPDDYEAISKVFRAMHTIKGSGAMFGFTAISEFTHEVETVFDLVRNGELSVDKHLVDLSLNARDHILSLLECAPEEQSVFAARGEALVARFKALVGDGDTGCAGAGEATGGLPAGKDNEPVTYRIRFRPAADIMHNGTSIAQLLDELAELGECRTIAHKGNVVALDQLDPENCYASWDIILTSDDGEDAIRDVFIFVEDDCELSIATIDLGDDDDGMEHKRIGDILVEHGDISQAEIDAVLAKKKRLGDLLVEANLVSGDQVDSALLEQQAIRKLKAKKKEKTQTASSLRVPADKLDDLVNLVGEMVTVQSRLSQVANQRHDADLLSIAEEVERLTEDLRDSTLNIRMLPIGSTFSKFKRLVRDISADLGKEVELKTTGADTELDKTVIEQLGDPLVHIIRNSMDHGIEMPDDRVAAGKSRTGQVHLSAEHSGDSVIINISDDGKGMDPEVIRQKAISKGVIGADEQLSHTDLLNLIFAPGFSTAQKVTDLSGRGVGMDVVKRAIESLRGSITLDSQKGQGSTVSLRIPLTLAIIESLLVQIGDGRYVLPLSAVEECIELTAKDIQDAHGRNLAKVRGHLVPYLPLRETFDIAGNLPAVQQIVITQINGHQLGLVVDDVIGEHQTVIKSLGPMYRDVQCVSGATILGDGSVALILDIVALMQNASEDWRIAG
- a CDS encoding chemotaxis protein CheW; amino-acid sequence: MVAENLQQVNQYLTFKLDEEVFALEITKVREVLDFSNVTKVPQTPAFMRGVINLRGSVVPVVDMRVKFSMAEAQATVNTCIIIVEVMLAGESSVLGALVDSVQEVLELDPDQIELPPRIGTKLETEFIRGMGKHNETFIIILDIDNVFSADEISLIQPENNASEL
- a CDS encoding methyl-accepting chemotaxis protein; the encoded protein is MFNSMTLAKKLIISFTLVLVLLMAVSGIGFNALQTATKGFGDYHDLARENDLSGEIRANLLNVRMNVKDYILAGDKKYHQQYLDSLKTTTTFLNQAHESVSDPKRVKLLNEATDNLNIYTTSFERVVELVERRKVLVNEAANVAGPAAEKSLNLILESARADKNTEAVFYSNLAVRHLLFVRLYVMKFLTTNSQADVDRVEQEFIHLNEQLDQVANHVKNKKNRAALGEAKQHVNQYHEAFKAIVSGAFERAKIIDETMNVAGVQIGEEFENIQQQVGEAQGFLGDAVNVSNEQAETLIITLSAAAIFLGAAIAFLLIRGVLRQLGTDPSVIETVMNALAEGDLTQKLELNEKNRHSVFGSVASMVEKLKEVVENVKGASCNVASGSQELSASSEEMSQGATEQAAAAEEASSSMEQMAANIKQNADNAMQTEKIAIKSSQDAQSGGKAVAETVKAMKDIAEKISIIEEIARQTNLLALNAAIEAARAGEHGKGFAVVASEVRKLAERSQNAAAEISELSSSSVEVAEAAGNMLVKMVPDIQRTAELVQEIAAASKEQDTGADQVNKAIQQLDQVIQQNASAAEEMASTSEELNAQSEQLQDTINFFRIDGAMTKSASRRSAPTAKQMAKTPMATAKKAAPSDSGVSLDMGSGRDSLDREFEEY
- a CDS encoding EAL domain-containing protein, which gives rise to MKNFHPYLYPAAGFVCVNLLSFFQNRLLGADAVALMGYVVPSFVGVVTGCVVSACFTWHQKALQEEKEKNDQHSEINTRHEAFLQTFPQGVCTVDGEGVCLQINEAFLQLFDCKSDNVLGKNLFEVIDKEPSHLKKIIQGTPLKHCGEYKLYKLDGCPVKVSVSLYPSPFGTVLTFSEVTLTIFLKSKIDFLHNHEPFCGFLNLAAWKRRVEEAYAKSCTDYDCRNFLFIVDIDRFKIINETVSYAAGDHYLKDFAQFLAFKIGASENICRLGGDEFSFFLLDCSHGEAQSFGQALLQDLNAFETSCQGRVLKCSVSIGGCPISAQLRSFDHVLLGAEAACNFAKESGRSLVRFYDPEQDEYRENHGQMEMVSHIQAALAGDLFFLRGQRIAPIMEGRGQGGMEILVSMRDQSGATISPGAFIPAAETFDLMADIDRWVVQQAITWMEENAEVCASLDFISINLSGKAFNQEDFADFLHSVVVQSALPAEKLCFEITETAAVKSCDKAIDFIHKIKELGCCFALDDFGTGMSSFEYLKNFPVDYIKIDGSFIHGIEHDEISQEIVRSIQRISEKLCVKTIAEHAETKESLVFLQEMRIDYVQGYIIDKPSPLT